GCCTCAAAGAACTCAACCTTATCTTCTATCAAATCAAACTGAAAATTCATTGTGATTCCCCTTCCCTTCCATACTGTTTTCACTATTTATTTTATGGGGTGCATTTAAGTCTGGCAACTTTCAATTCTGGATAGGTGGCTGTATGGATAGATTATCGAATATGGCAAACATCCCGTCTATGATGGTAGAATAGACTTTGGATATTGCATATGGGCATTCTATTACTGATGAATGCAATCAAAAGCTTAGAAAAATGAGAAAGAGGTTTTATTTATGAAAATAGCTATTATTGGAGCAATGGAAGAGGAAGTAACATTACTTAGAGATAAAATAGAAGAAAAGAGCCAGGAAACGATCGCCGGGTGCGAGTATACAGCAGGGAAAATGAATGGCGCGGAAGTGGTGCTTCTCCGTTCAGGCATAGGCAAAGTAAACGCAGCCATGTCCACAGCTATTCTTTTGGAGAGATATAAGCCGGATTATGTCATTAATACCGGTTCTGCTGGAGGCTTTAATCCTGAACTGAATGTGGGAGATACGGTAATCTCCACGGAAGTTAGGCATCATGATGTAGACGTTACTGCTTTTGGCTACGAATATGGCCAGGTGCCCCAATTGCCGCCTGCTTTTGAAGCAGACAGCAATCTGGTGCAGATCGCTGAAGCGTGTGCAAAGGAAATCGGGGATATCCAGGTTGTCAGAGGGTTAATTGCAACAGGTGATTCCTTCATGAATGATCCTGCAAGAGTTGACTATATCCGTGATAAATTTACAGACTTGCAGGCAGTAGAAATGGAAGCAGCGGCGGTGGCACAGGTTGCCCATCAATTTCAGATTCCTTTTGTTGTCATTCGTGCACTTTCTGATATTGCTGGAAAAGAATCCGATGTTTCATTTGAGCAATTTTTGGAGAAGGCGGCACTTCATTCCGCTACGCTGGTAATGAAGATTGTCGATTCTCTAAAGCAATAATAAAGGATAACGGCGTTTTGGCGGCTTTTCATCATGGGAAGCCGTCTTTTCGTAATATCAGCACCTATATGTTTGCACTTCGATAACTGTCTAGCTTCAGGCGCCTTCTGCTTTTCTAATTTAGATGTTTTTCCCTCGCTTACAATATTTACATCACCTTCACAACTGCCATATATGTTAAAGTAGGATTATAGTCTTTTATAAGATCTATTCCATAGAAGGTGATAATAAATGAAAAATGAAGCAAAGCATTTATTTGAAAAAATGGTGGATTTCAAGCGTTTTGCAATTTCTATGCTTGCTGTCGGATCATTTTTTTACATTGGTTTGATTATCCCTGACACTGCAAACACAGTTTCTGATTTATATATAATGGCTGGATCTTCCTCAGCTTTCCTGTTTGGCTCAATCCTTTTCTTTATCCTTTCAAAACGTTGCCGAAGTAAATTGAATGAAACGGATGAAGGACAGGAATACCTAATGAGGAAATAAATAAAATGAACGTCCGGATTTCCGGGCGTTTTTTTTATTTAATAAAAAAATTAATAAAAATAATCAAAAAAGGTTTACAAACCATATAACTGTGGATATAATTACCAATATAAGTGAAAATATTCTAAAAAGGAGGTCGAATGAAATGATGTTAAAAGCAATTGTATTAGAAGCACAGCTAAATAAATATTTTACAAATTCGACCTACATGGAATGGATCGCTTAGATTTGCTTAATTGACATTACATATCCATGCCGCAGGGAGAATTGTGCCCTGCGGTTTTTTATGCCTTATGGCCAGGCCGCTGGGAGTGTATCTCTTTGCGGCTTTTTTGTGCCTGCAGGCTGGATATGAATAAGGAGGTGGAATATCTAATGACACTAAATATATTATTTTTGACAGTCACAATAAAAAAACGTCAATTATCAGCAGAAGATGTTGTACGCGAACAATTGGCTAAAAAAATTATCGATCAAAACCGAGATCGTCAATTCTCTATTTACCGTCCATTTTAATTTAAGTATAAAAAATTAGGAAAGGTGGTTTGCTAAATGTTTTACATTTTACAAGGACGTCAGGCAATTTTCTGGGTGGAGAAAGATTCCACCTAACAAAGCTGTAACCGGTTAGGAGGTATGGTGCATGTCTTTGCATATTTTAATTTTAACCCTGAAATTCCGTAAAAAAAGGAACTGATCCACTTGATCCGGATTAACAGAATGTTCATATTCCTCTCCTTTTCTGAAGCAGAAACCATGTTACATTAAAGAAAATAAGGAATTTAATAGGGGTGTGAAAGATGTTTTGGATCGTAATGGGATTGGTTGTATGCGGCACTATCGGCTGCATCATATCGGCTGAGGTGAGCGTAGCCGAGTAACTTGGAATAAAAGAAAAAGGACTGACTTTGGGATTGAAAAGTCAGTCCTTTTTGTTTGGGAAAATCCAGAGAAATAATACGATTCCAGAAACTCCAAGCAATATCAGCAAGGTCTTTAAAGAAAAACCTTCGAAAATAAATTTGGCTAGGCTGTCAAGCAGAACAATAAAAAAAACGAGAGCTAAAATGATTCTCTGGGCATTCAAATATCAAGACCTCTTTCTTCCAAAGCTATGTATTGGGAATACCAGCCATAATTATTTATTACATGAATGATTATATCCTATTACTGTGACGGATAGCTTGTCTAATTGCAGAGAAAATGAAGAATAAAATATTTTCTGAAGAAAATATCTCGATTGGACAGACAAAAACAACTCCATCCATACATAGGAATTAGTTATAGACGTTTTTGAACGCATTCAAAGCGGGGGTGGAACGATGTCCGGTATTTTAACTGCACTCGGGTTTTTGGTTAAGGAGATTGTGTTTCTTGTATCTTATGTAAAAAATAATGCATTTCCTCAACCGCTGTCTCCTGCAGATGAAAAGAAATACCTGCGATTGATGGCTGCAGGCGATGCACATGCCCGTAATATGCTTATTGAACATAATCTAAGGCTGGTCGCCCATATTGTAAAGAAATTCGAAAACACAGGCGAGGATTCTGAAGATCTGATATCAATAGGGACAATCGGACTGATAAAGGCCATTGAGAGCTATTCAGAAGGTAAAGGCACAAAACTTGCCACCTATGCAGCCCGCTGTATTGAAAATGAGATACTGATGCACTTGCGGGCATTGAAGAAGACGAAGAAAGATGTATCCCTTCATGATCCCATCGGGCAGGACAAAGAAGGAAACGAAATATCCCTTATTGACGTTCTTAAGTCGGAATCTGAGGATGTTATTAATACCATACAGTTAAATATGGAGCTGGAAAAAGTGAAGGAGTATATTGATGTTTTAGATGACAGGGAAAAAGAAGTAATTGTGGGTAGGTTCGGGCTTGACCTGCAAAAAGAAAAAACACAAAGAGAAATTGCCAAAGAGCTTGGCATCTCTAGAAGTTACGTCTCCCGTATTGAAAAGAGGGCACTGATGAAAATGTTTCATGAGTTTTATCGGGCGGAAAAAGAAAAAAGGAAAAATAACAGCTAAAGGGACAGTTCAACTGTCCCTTTGGTTTTTGTATAGGAACTATAAAATGGAGCGTTGTGAATAAATCCGCGAAATGTTGTCTGCATCCAGCTCCAGCGCCCGGGTCATAAGCCAAATCACTCCAGAAATCAGGCAAGGAACGCTTCGGCAGAGATGCTTCGCCCGACCACAGCTTGCTTTGGGAGGTTTCCTGCGTGAAGTCTTATGCCTGTTGGACTTGCACAGGATGTACAGACTGCAGCGTTCGCCATTGAACGTGGCGGTTTTAGTTGAAGTTCCTATGATCAAGTAGCTTTCGTTTTGGTTATTCTATTCTTCCGTTTTTTAACAAAAGCTGCCAATTTTCACCGCTGTCTGCTGATTCATATAAATCTTTGAGATACGTTGAAACTGCAAGTGTTCCGCTAGATTTATTATCGGCAGCAATGTATGTAATAGGGTTGTCATAGCTGAGAAAAGGGATTTTAATATGTGAGTTTTCCATCGTTTCAAGATCGATTTTACTCATTTGCACCTTTTCCTGATCTGCATACGCATAGTACAAGCTATTTTCCGTGAAGGTGAGTGCTGTAGCCATGATTGGATCAGATACTAATTTTACATTTTCACCTCTATCCTCTGAGAAGAAGATGCCGCTTCTTGTGGACATAGCCATGATTTCCGGATCAGTTGGATGTGCCGCGATCATACCAAGTGTGTCACCCTCAAGCCCATTTAAGCTGACTGGCTCCCATGTTTTGCCTGCGTCCTGAGAGCGGTAAACACCTGCCTCAAGCTCTTCGCTTTTTTCCTGGTTGATCATGTAGATTATATTTGTATCATAGCCGGCAGCTAAAAAAGGAAAGGAACTTGTTCCGCTAAAAGCCAGGTCTTTAAAAGAAGCTCCTTTATCAGTGCTTTTCACAATACCAAGAGGGTTTTTTATGACGGAGTTCTTATCAGGCTGGCCGCTGACAATAAATCCATCTTTGACTGCCTGAAAACCCATGTAGTCATGGTTAAGGGAAGTGGCCTCATGCCAAGTGCCATCTTTATAAAACTTTAAGCCATCGCTGGACGATAGGTAGAGTGCAGTATCATTTCCCGGGTATCCAATTCCTTGAATATGCTCGATTTGCTGAGCTGATGCCTCAATAATAGTATAGTCAGCCTCATCTGAAGTTTTACTTGATGGTTCATCAGCAGTTTTTTTACTTTGCTCTTTCTCAGCAGAACAGCCAGCTGCGAACAATAACAGGAGAACTGCCAAAATCATTCTGCCTTGTTTCATTGATTTCACTCCAATTCATATCAGTTTAACGGATATTATGATTATCGATGTCATTATATAGTATTTCAGCGTAAAATAAAAAACCCTTGCCTATGGAAGGGTTCAGATAAATAGCTCCCTATAAAGAGTGAAGAAAAAACTTATTC
This window of the Cytobacillus pseudoceanisediminis genome carries:
- the sigK gene encoding RNA polymerase sporulation sigma factor SigK, coding for MSGILTALGFLVKEIVFLVSYVKNNAFPQPLSPADEKKYLRLMAAGDAHARNMLIEHNLRLVAHIVKKFENTGEDSEDLISIGTIGLIKAIESYSEGKGTKLATYAARCIENEILMHLRALKKTKKDVSLHDPIGQDKEGNEISLIDVLKSESEDVINTIQLNMELEKVKEYIDVLDDREKEVIVGRFGLDLQKEKTQREIAKELGISRSYVSRIEKRALMKMFHEFYRAEKEKRKNNS
- a CDS encoding F510_1955 family glycosylhydrolase; amino-acid sequence: MKQGRMILAVLLLLFAAGCSAEKEQSKKTADEPSSKTSDEADYTIIEASAQQIEHIQGIGYPGNDTALYLSSSDGLKFYKDGTWHEATSLNHDYMGFQAVKDGFIVSGQPDKNSVIKNPLGIVKSTDKGASFKDLAFSGTSSFPFLAAGYDTNIIYMINQEKSEELEAGVYRSQDAGKTWEPVSLNGLEGDTLGMIAAHPTDPEIMAMSTRSGIFFSEDRGENVKLVSDPIMATALTFTENSLYYAYADQEKVQMSKIDLETMENSHIKIPFLSYDNPITYIAADNKSSGTLAVSTYLKDLYESADSGENWQLLLKNGRIE
- a CDS encoding YrzI family small protein translates to MTLNILFLTVTIKKRQLSAEDVVREQLAKKIIDQNRDRQFSIYRPF
- the mtnN gene encoding 5'-methylthioadenosine/S-adenosylhomocysteine nucleosidase, yielding MKIAIIGAMEEEVTLLRDKIEEKSQETIAGCEYTAGKMNGAEVVLLRSGIGKVNAAMSTAILLERYKPDYVINTGSAGGFNPELNVGDTVISTEVRHHDVDVTAFGYEYGQVPQLPPAFEADSNLVQIAEACAKEIGDIQVVRGLIATGDSFMNDPARVDYIRDKFTDLQAVEMEAAAVAQVAHQFQIPFVVIRALSDIAGKESDVSFEQFLEKAALHSATLVMKIVDSLKQ
- a CDS encoding YrhC family protein; this encodes MKNEAKHLFEKMVDFKRFAISMLAVGSFFYIGLIIPDTANTVSDLYIMAGSSSAFLFGSILFFILSKRCRSKLNETDEGQEYLMRK